In Oscillatoria acuminata PCC 6304, a single window of DNA contains:
- the leuS gene encoding leucine--tRNA ligase: MESRYNPASLEEKWQQTWTERQLYQTPETRDRPKFYALSMFPYPSGSLHMGHVRVYTITDVIGRLKRMQGYRVLNPMGWDAFGLPAENAAIERGIHPAKWTYQNIAQMKQQLERLGIAFDWTREVATCSPDYYKWTQWIFLQFFNAGLAYQKEAAVNWDPIDQTVLANEQVDNEGRSWRSGAKVERKLLKQWFFKITDYAEQLLQDLDQLTGWPERVKLMQANWIGKSVGAYLEFPIVDSTEKVAVFTTRPDTVYGVTYVVLAPEHPLTRQVTTSDRLAAVESFIAEVSNQSELERTADDKPKRGIPTGGTAINPFTGEEIPIWIADYVLYEYGTGAVMGVPAHDVRDFKFAREQNLPIKQVIVRADAADEKAQLKEAYTEPGIVINSELFNGMESPTAKGEIIAYAEKQKWGKARVQYRLRDWLISRQRYWGAPIPVIHCPSCGAVPVPDEDLPVQLPEDVAFSGRGLSPLSQLESWVNVPCPSCGEPAKRETDTMDTFIDSSWYFLRYPDAQNADKAFDTQQVNDWLPVDQYVGGIEHAILHLLYSRFFTKVLRDRGLLNFDEPFQRLLTQGMVQGLTYKNPQTGKYIPSAQVNASDPKDPEMGEPLQVFYEKMSKSKYNGVDPLEVLGNYGADTARMFILFKAPPEKDLEWEDADVEGQFRFLNRVWRLVTEYAETTPAKQVKGELSKAEKELRRAIHTAIKEITEDLDGEYQFNTAVSELMKLSNALNDADCKNSAIYTEGIKTLLILLAPFAPHIAEELWQGIGNQTSVHEQSWPGVDLDALVVDEITLVIQISGKTRGTIQVPAQATREELEQYARESEVAQKYIAGQEIKKAIVVPGKLVNFVLGK, translated from the coding sequence GTGGAATCCCGTTATAATCCCGCATCCCTTGAGGAAAAGTGGCAACAAACTTGGACTGAACGCCAGTTATATCAAACCCCAGAAACCCGCGATCGGCCTAAATTTTATGCCCTGTCCATGTTTCCCTATCCCTCGGGAAGCCTGCACATGGGTCATGTCCGAGTCTACACCATCACCGACGTGATTGGCCGTCTCAAGCGGATGCAAGGGTATCGCGTCCTGAATCCAATGGGATGGGATGCCTTTGGACTCCCGGCAGAAAATGCCGCCATTGAACGCGGGATTCATCCGGCGAAGTGGACCTATCAAAATATCGCCCAGATGAAACAACAACTGGAACGTCTGGGAATTGCCTTCGATTGGACTAGAGAAGTCGCCACTTGTTCCCCGGACTATTACAAATGGACCCAGTGGATATTTTTGCAGTTTTTTAATGCGGGACTTGCTTACCAAAAAGAAGCGGCAGTCAACTGGGACCCCATCGACCAAACCGTCCTCGCCAATGAACAAGTGGATAACGAGGGTCGGTCCTGGCGATCGGGGGCCAAAGTTGAGCGGAAATTGCTCAAACAATGGTTCTTCAAAATTACCGATTATGCTGAACAATTACTCCAAGATTTAGACCAATTAACGGGATGGCCGGAACGGGTTAAACTCATGCAAGCCAACTGGATTGGTAAATCCGTCGGCGCTTATTTAGAATTCCCCATTGTTGACAGTACGGAAAAAGTTGCAGTCTTTACCACCCGTCCCGATACGGTTTATGGGGTAACTTATGTAGTCTTAGCCCCGGAACATCCCTTAACCCGACAAGTCACCACGAGCGATCGATTAGCAGCAGTTGAATCCTTCATTGCAGAAGTTAGCAATCAAAGCGAATTAGAACGCACTGCCGACGATAAACCAAAACGGGGAATTCCAACAGGAGGAACGGCAATTAATCCCTTTACGGGGGAAGAAATTCCGATATGGATTGCCGATTATGTCCTCTATGAATATGGAACCGGCGCTGTGATGGGAGTTCCCGCCCATGATGTCCGGGATTTCAAATTTGCCCGGGAACAGAACTTACCCATTAAACAAGTAATTGTTCGCGCCGATGCTGCGGATGAAAAAGCTCAGTTAAAAGAGGCTTATACCGAACCCGGAATTGTGATTAATTCCGAGCTTTTCAATGGCATGGAATCCCCCACGGCTAAAGGAGAAATTATCGCCTATGCCGAAAAGCAAAAATGGGGGAAAGCGCGGGTCCAATATCGCCTCAGAGATTGGCTGATTTCCCGTCAACGATACTGGGGTGCACCGATTCCCGTGATTCACTGTCCCAGTTGCGGGGCCGTCCCCGTTCCCGATGAAGATTTACCCGTGCAATTGCCGGAAGATGTGGCCTTTTCCGGACGGGGATTATCTCCCTTATCCCAATTAGAAAGTTGGGTGAATGTGCCTTGTCCCAGTTGTGGAGAACCGGCCAAACGAGAAACCGATACGATGGATACGTTTATCGATTCATCCTGGTATTTCTTGCGCTATCCCGATGCTCAAAATGCCGACAAAGCCTTTGATACCCAGCAGGTGAATGATTGGTTGCCGGTGGATCAATATGTGGGGGGAATTGAACACGCGATTTTGCATTTACTCTATTCTCGATTCTTTACCAAAGTCTTGCGCGATCGAGGTTTGTTGAACTTTGATGAACCGTTCCAACGCCTGCTGACGCAGGGGATGGTCCAGGGTTTAACCTACAAAAATCCGCAAACCGGGAAATACATTCCCTCGGCCCAAGTGAATGCCAGTGACCCGAAAGACCCGGAAATGGGAGAACCCTTACAAGTCTTCTATGAGAAGATGTCCAAATCCAAATATAACGGTGTTGACCCGTTAGAAGTGTTGGGAAACTATGGGGCGGATACGGCGCGGATGTTTATTTTGTTTAAAGCGCCACCGGAGAAAGATTTAGAATGGGAAGATGCCGACGTTGAAGGACAATTCCGCTTTTTAAATCGGGTCTGGCGGTTGGTGACGGAATATGCGGAAACCACTCCCGCCAAACAGGTGAAAGGGGAGTTGAGCAAAGCTGAAAAAGAATTGCGACGGGCGATTCATACGGCGATTAAAGAAATCACCGAGGATTTAGACGGGGAGTATCAGTTTAATACAGCAGTTTCGGAGTTGATGAAACTCAGTAATGCCTTGAATGATGCGGACTGTAAAAATTCGGCAATTTATACCGAAGGGATTAAAACCCTGTTGATTTTGTTGGCCCCCTTTGCACCCCATATTGCCGAGGAATTGTGGCAGGGAATTGGGAATCAGACCTCAGTGCATGAGCAATCTTGGCCTGGGGTAGATTTGGATGCATTGGTGGTGGATGAAATCACCTTAGTGATTCAAATTAGTGGCAAAACCCGGGGGACGATTCAGGTTCCTGCACAAGCAACTCGGGAGGAGTTGGAACAATATGCGCGGGAGTCGGAAGTGGCGCAGAAGTATATTGCAGGACAGGAGATTAAAAAGGCGATCGTTGTTCCCGGTAAGTTAGTGAATTTTGTGCTGGGGAAATAG
- the crn3 gene encoding CRISPR-associated ring nuclease Crn3/Csx3: MEAIALTVIPHHTRDGIRYQHIRIEIISDDGIVEPDDLKSLELPPLDGSQGVVFEGKSPIWVYAYLTHEAHATAWVGCYDPRLKGAVVVATHTRGVGVGSVLPLELPA, from the coding sequence ATGGAAGCGATCGCCTTAACAGTTATTCCCCATCACACCCGGGATGGGATTCGGTATCAACATATCCGCATCGAGATAATCAGCGATGACGGGATTGTAGAACCCGATGACCTGAAATCCCTGGAATTGCCGCCCCTGGATGGGTCTCAAGGGGTGGTGTTTGAGGGGAAATCTCCGATTTGGGTCTATGCCTATCTGACCCATGAGGCCCATGCCACCGCCTGGGTGGGTTGTTATGACCCGCGTCTGAAAGGGGCGGTGGTGGTGGCAACTCACACTCGCGGGGTGGGGGTGGGTTCGGTGCTGCCGTTGGAGTTACCGGCATGA